In one Frankiaceae bacterium genomic region, the following are encoded:
- a CDS encoding DsrE/DsrF/DrsH-like family protein, giving the protein MNDRIEKVSIIVSKGSLDGIYPGLIMANGARAEGIEANLFFTFFGLDAIHAKRHEHVKLATVGNPGLHFATWAGGLPGVSSLMTRYLEHKMEQQDIPSIPEFLEMIAETGAGLYACKASVDLFGLEKNDFIPEVNDVITVGEFYDLAAGGQIIFT; this is encoded by the coding sequence ATGAACGACCGCATCGAGAAGGTCTCGATCATCGTCTCGAAGGGTTCCCTCGACGGGATCTACCCCGGGCTGATCATGGCCAACGGCGCGCGCGCCGAGGGCATCGAGGCGAACCTGTTCTTCACGTTCTTCGGCCTCGACGCCATCCACGCGAAGCGCCACGAGCACGTCAAGCTCGCGACCGTCGGCAACCCGGGCCTGCACTTCGCGACCTGGGCAGGCGGGTTGCCTGGCGTCTCGTCGCTGATGACCCGCTACCTCGAGCACAAGATGGAGCAGCAGGACATCCCGTCGATCCCGGAGTTCCTGGAGATGATCGCCGAGACCGGCGCCGGCCTGTACGCGTGCAAGGCGTCCGTCGACCTGTTCGGCCTGGAGAAGAACGACTTCATCCCCGAGGTCAACGACGTCATCACCGTCGGCGAGTTCTACGACCTCGCGGCCGGCGGCCAGATCATCTTCACCTGA
- a CDS encoding TusE/DsrC/DsvC family sulfur relay protein, with amino-acid sequence MTTMTLAGVDRDADGFFRDPAQWTEAMVPELAAAEGIAEVTDDHWRVVRLMRGEYESNGSGPNVRALSRLAGLGVKDLYRLFPKGPAKVAARIAGIPKPRGCI; translated from the coding sequence ATGACCACCATGACGCTCGCCGGCGTCGACCGCGACGCCGACGGCTTCTTCCGCGACCCCGCGCAGTGGACCGAGGCGATGGTGCCCGAGCTCGCCGCGGCCGAAGGCATCGCCGAGGTCACCGACGACCACTGGCGCGTCGTCCGGCTGATGCGCGGCGAGTACGAGAGCAACGGCAGCGGCCCCAACGTCCGCGCGCTGTCGCGCCTCGCGGGGCTCGGCGTCAAGGACCTGTACCGCCTGTTCCCGAAGGGGCCGGCGAAGGTCGCCGCCCGGATCGCCGGCATCCCCAAGCCGCGCGGCTGCATCTGA
- a CDS encoding FAD/NAD(P)-binding oxidoreductase, with translation MTTRRLVILGGGTAGTLTANRLRRRFSPSELLITVVDQDDRHVYQPGLLFVPFGADPRTLVRSRDRQLRAGVGFVECAVERVDVAGSTVHLADGTVLPYDVLVVATGAVLAPEETEGLTGPGWMERVFTFYEPEGAAALARALASFDGGRLVVGVVDLPIKCPVAPLEFCFLADDFFRRRGIRDRVELTYVTPLDAAFTKPVAARALGGMLAERRIELVTDFATGEVDGAGGRLVSYDGREVGFDLAVVVPAHAGAPYVGRSPGLGDALGFVLTDRHTLQSRAAPNVFAIGDATDLPASKAGSVAHFEGEVLVENVARLLERRPLAAAYDGHANCFVESGDHRALLVDFSYDVEPLPGHYPARVGLPLLKESRLNHLGKRAFAWFYWHVLLPGRSVPGIGARMPESGKDLDLVTAGTKE, from the coding sequence ATGACCACACGACGTCTCGTCATCCTCGGCGGCGGCACCGCGGGCACGCTCACCGCCAACAGGCTGCGCCGCCGGTTCTCCCCGTCCGAGCTGCTGATCACGGTCGTCGACCAGGACGACCGCCACGTGTACCAGCCCGGCCTGCTGTTCGTGCCGTTCGGCGCAGACCCGCGCACGCTGGTCCGCTCCCGCGACCGCCAGCTCCGAGCCGGCGTCGGCTTCGTCGAGTGCGCGGTCGAGCGCGTCGACGTCGCGGGGAGCACCGTCCACCTCGCCGACGGGACCGTGCTGCCGTACGACGTGCTCGTCGTCGCGACCGGCGCCGTGCTCGCGCCCGAGGAGACCGAGGGCCTGACGGGACCGGGCTGGATGGAGCGCGTCTTCACGTTCTACGAGCCCGAGGGGGCGGCGGCACTGGCTCGCGCGCTGGCGTCTTTCGACGGGGGCAGACTCGTCGTCGGCGTCGTGGACCTGCCGATCAAGTGCCCGGTCGCGCCGTTGGAGTTCTGCTTCCTCGCCGACGACTTCTTCCGCCGCCGCGGCATCCGCGACCGCGTCGAGCTGACGTACGTCACCCCGCTCGACGCGGCGTTCACCAAGCCCGTCGCCGCGAGGGCGCTCGGCGGCATGCTCGCCGAGCGGCGCATCGAGCTGGTCACCGACTTCGCGACCGGCGAGGTGGACGGCGCGGGCGGCAGGCTCGTGTCGTACGACGGCAGGGAGGTCGGCTTCGACCTCGCCGTCGTCGTCCCCGCCCATGCGGGGGCGCCGTACGTCGGCCGCTCCCCCGGGCTCGGCGACGCGCTGGGCTTCGTCCTCACCGACCGCCACACGCTCCAGTCGCGCGCCGCGCCGAACGTCTTCGCGATCGGCGACGCGACCGACCTGCCCGCGTCGAAGGCCGGCTCCGTCGCGCACTTCGAGGGCGAGGTGCTCGTCGAGAACGTCGCGCGCCTCCTCGAACGCAGGCCGCTCGCCGCGGCGTACGACGGCCACGCGAACTGCTTCGTCGAGAGCGGCGACCACCGCGCGCTGCTCGTCGACTTCAGCTACGACGTCGAGCCGCTGCCCGGCCACTACCCCGCGCGGGTCGGCCTGCCGCTGCTCAAGGAGTCGCGGCTCAACCACCTCGGCAAGCGCGCGTTCGCGTGGTTCTACTGGCACGTCCTGCTGCCGGGCCGCTCGGTGCCCGGCATCGGCGCGCGGATGCCGGAGAGCGGCAAGGACCTCGACCTCGTCACCGCAGGAACGAAGGAGTGA
- a CDS encoding alpha/beta fold hydrolase, translating to MTTTLERRVPTGAGQRSLPPVPRVPAAGLALAGLGWAAVATGHAPDAFSVLRVAAAVAAVGAAGYGLTRRVRVAGWSALAAGTLALTVGIGIGSRWLQKAPATLPAIGGAAGLLGSLVLLSWAGVVLLRAARGWHAVAALPVGIAVVLTVLTTFPALVATNVPPTGLGSRTPASYGLAFTDVTFRTSDGVRLSAWWVAGTNGAAVVVRHGSGSTRSSTLDQSAVLARHGYGVLLVDARGHGRSGGTGMDWGWYGDLDTSAAVTYVTEVGRATRVGVLGLSMGGEEAIGAAASDRRIRAVVAEGATGRNAADRDVVLPRGVNGRVQRVLDVAMFGLADLLTGASVPPSLRDAARRASVPTLLVAAGEVADEATAAEAVRAASPSTVGVWVVPGASHTRGLAAEPAAWEARVVAFLDAALTS from the coding sequence ATGACCACCACCCTGGAACGCCGCGTGCCCACGGGCGCCGGACAGCGCAGTCTCCCGCCCGTCCCTCGCGTCCCCGCCGCGGGCCTCGCGCTCGCCGGGCTCGGCTGGGCGGCCGTCGCGACCGGCCACGCGCCGGATGCCTTCTCCGTGCTCCGCGTCGCCGCCGCCGTGGCCGCCGTGGGTGCCGCCGGCTACGGCCTCACGCGCCGCGTCCGCGTCGCCGGCTGGAGCGCGCTGGCGGCCGGCACCCTCGCGCTGACCGTCGGCATCGGGATCGGGAGCCGCTGGCTGCAGAAGGCGCCCGCCACGCTGCCCGCGATCGGCGGCGCCGCAGGCCTGCTCGGCTCCCTCGTCCTGCTGTCGTGGGCGGGCGTCGTGCTCCTGCGCGCCGCACGCGGCTGGCACGCGGTCGCCGCGCTGCCGGTGGGGATCGCCGTGGTGCTGACGGTGCTCACGACGTTCCCCGCCCTCGTCGCGACGAACGTGCCGCCGACCGGACTCGGCTCGCGCACCCCGGCGTCGTACGGCCTCGCGTTCACGGACGTGACGTTCCGGACGAGCGACGGCGTACGGCTCTCCGCGTGGTGGGTCGCCGGCACGAACGGCGCCGCCGTCGTCGTCCGGCACGGCTCGGGGTCGACGCGGTCGTCCACGCTGGACCAGTCCGCGGTACTCGCCAGGCATGGATACGGCGTCCTGCTCGTCGACGCGCGCGGCCACGGCCGCAGCGGCGGGACCGGCATGGACTGGGGCTGGTACGGCGACCTCGACACGTCGGCAGCCGTGACGTACGTCACCGAGGTCGGGCGCGCGACGCGCGTCGGCGTGCTCGGGCTGTCGATGGGCGGCGAGGAGGCCATCGGCGCGGCCGCGTCGGACCGCCGGATCCGCGCCGTCGTCGCCGAGGGCGCGACGGGGCGCAACGCGGCGGACCGCGACGTCGTCCTCCCGCGCGGCGTGAACGGCCGGGTGCAGCGCGTGCTCGACGTCGCGATGTTCGGGCTGGCGGACCTGCTGACAGGAGCCTCGGTGCCCCCGTCGTTGCGGGACGCCGCGCGTCGCGCCTCTGTGCCGACGCTGCTGGTCGCGGCGGGCGAGGTGGCCGACGAGGCCACGGCCGCCGAGGCGGTCCGCGCCGCGTCGCCGTCGACCGTCGGGGTCTGGGTCGTGCCGGGGGCGAGCCACACCCGCGGCCTCGCGGCCGAGCCGGCGGCGTGGGAGGCGCGCGTGGTCGCGTTCCTCGACGCCGCGCTGACGAGCTGA
- a CDS encoding 2-oxo acid dehydrogenase subunit E2, whose product MTTRPVTGWRRIAAAAWRPPSDPQIYGDLDVDAAALLAYADRVRRETGVHVTVTHLAGRAVAYALAQCPDVNGVLRRGRFRPRGQVDVFFIATVGAGDLSGVKVENADRKSAVDVALEVSTRVRAITEGRDPEFGRTKRLTARAPLPLLRAGLRLGAWLTADHELHLPGLGLPRHAFGSAMVSSVGMFGVRHAYAPLAAFYRVPFLVLVGEVTPQPVAVEGLVVVRPVLPLTATMDHRYVDVAHAARLADAVRDYCRDPAAHEPPLDLRVVPAPRTGPPVATPSPTAT is encoded by the coding sequence GTGACGACCCGACCTGTCACCGGCTGGCGCAGGATCGCGGCGGCGGCGTGGCGGCCGCCCAGCGACCCGCAGATCTACGGCGACCTCGACGTCGACGCGGCGGCGCTGCTGGCGTACGCCGACCGCGTCCGCCGCGAGACCGGCGTGCACGTCACCGTGACGCACCTCGCCGGCCGCGCGGTCGCGTACGCGCTCGCGCAGTGCCCCGACGTGAACGGCGTGCTGCGGCGCGGGCGGTTCCGGCCGCGCGGCCAGGTCGACGTGTTCTTCATCGCGACGGTCGGCGCCGGCGACCTGTCGGGCGTCAAGGTCGAGAACGCCGACCGCAAGTCCGCGGTCGACGTGGCGCTCGAGGTGTCGACGCGGGTGCGCGCCATCACCGAGGGGCGCGACCCGGAGTTCGGGCGGACGAAGCGCCTCACGGCGCGCGCGCCGCTGCCGCTGCTGCGCGCCGGGCTCCGGCTCGGCGCGTGGCTCACGGCCGACCACGAGCTGCACCTGCCGGGCCTCGGGCTGCCGCGCCACGCGTTCGGCAGCGCGATGGTCAGCTCCGTGGGGATGTTCGGCGTGCGGCACGCGTACGCGCCGCTCGCGGCGTTCTACCGCGTGCCGTTCCTCGTCCTCGTCGGCGAGGTCACGCCGCAGCCGGTGGCGGTCGAGGGGCTCGTCGTCGTCCGGCCGGTGCTGCCGCTGACGGCGACCATGGACCATCGCTACGTCGACGTGGCGCACGCAGCGCGCCTGGCGGACGCCGTCCGCGACTACTGCCGCGACCCCGCCGCCCACGAGCCGCCGCTCGATCTCCGGGTGGTGCCCGCCCCGCGGACCGGGCCGCCGGTGGCGACGCCGTCGCCGACGGCGACGTAG
- a CDS encoding FtsX-like permease family protein: MYPELTLPLLAGTAVAVAVLLWVTLRYAFLRRLAGRQLRRRRTEALLVIAGSLLGTTMVVASLVVGDTLDHSVRAVAYRTLGPVDERVTSLDPKVGAEVARRLGGLGRGDGVDGVLTVTMTPAAALRQSAAGDRAEPRTLLFEADFAAAASFGGAGSGLSGPAPGPGEVVVNDELADTLGLRAGDEVTLYPFAVPVPLRVVRVVPTEGLAGAGPGEVNRDAFVPAGTLAAAARTAGRGAPTWLTLVSNTGGVEAGAALSDAVATRIEDALSGVTGASVDKPKQRVLRNAEETGAVLGSVFLFISSFSIIAGVLLLVNVFVMLAEERKAEIGMLRAIGLRRGRLVGALVAEGSVYAAVAAVLGVGAGVVVGRGVVEVAARVFRSFGEGALADVTFAVRPVSLVNGAAAGFLIAFVTVAAASARISRTNVIAAIRDLPGDGLRRMRRRTQVLCALGAALFTAAAVPAVASSNGPTTYALPAVALLCAVPLLARRLPRRAVYNGAALLVLLWALLANIVRPDVFDDPTTTTYTVLGAMLSFAAVVLVSENQHVVLRPLQRLVSRPSEAGLATRLAVAYPTAKRFRTGATLAMYSLVIFTLVLITEITSIMNAGVDGAIRDSAGRYAVRADFAVPPADGDPGAAVRASAVGASVTDATPLRAVTATSDDPGGRWAWPVPVVVVGVSPALAADALPFESRQDRFASDAAVWAALATDPSLVVVDTGFGATGGPLADAFGPGDVVTVTDPRTGRAVPRTIAGVLRNGLAFMQMTADWSYPVLMAEDAVRAQFGGAATPSSVLLALRSGEDPEVFATRLQAALIASGVRATGIEHAVRQSFAANTNFFRLMQGFLALGLVVGITGLGVVMVRAVRERRRTIGVLRALGFRARTIRRSFLTESALVATEGIVSGAVLAVVTSWLLFTNSPAFGSLTGSFPIAWLQIAGIVVVTFGASMLATLAPANRAAGILPARALRISD; encoded by the coding sequence ATGTATCCCGAGCTGACCCTGCCCCTGCTCGCGGGCACCGCGGTCGCCGTGGCGGTGCTCCTCTGGGTGACGCTGCGCTACGCGTTCCTCCGCCGGCTGGCCGGCCGCCAGCTCCGCCGCCGCCGTACCGAAGCCCTGCTCGTCATCGCCGGGTCGCTCCTCGGCACGACGATGGTCGTCGCCAGCCTGGTGGTCGGCGACACCCTCGACCACTCGGTGCGCGCCGTCGCGTACCGGACCCTCGGGCCGGTCGACGAGCGCGTGACGTCGCTCGACCCGAAGGTCGGCGCCGAGGTGGCCCGGCGGCTGGGCGGGCTCGGCCGCGGCGACGGCGTCGACGGCGTCCTGACCGTCACCATGACGCCGGCCGCCGCGCTGCGGCAGTCGGCCGCGGGCGACCGCGCCGAACCGCGCACGCTGCTGTTCGAGGCCGACTTCGCGGCCGCCGCGTCGTTCGGCGGCGCCGGGTCCGGCCTGTCCGGCCCCGCTCCCGGGCCGGGCGAGGTCGTCGTCAACGACGAGCTCGCTGACACGCTCGGCCTCCGCGCCGGCGACGAGGTGACGCTGTACCCGTTCGCGGTGCCGGTGCCGCTGCGCGTCGTCCGCGTCGTACCCACAGAGGGCCTGGCCGGCGCCGGCCCCGGCGAGGTCAACCGCGACGCGTTCGTCCCCGCGGGCACCCTCGCGGCGGCAGCGCGTACGGCGGGCCGTGGCGCGCCCACGTGGCTCACGCTGGTGTCCAACACGGGCGGCGTGGAGGCAGGAGCCGCCCTGTCCGACGCCGTCGCCACGCGCATCGAGGACGCGCTCTCCGGCGTCACCGGAGCCAGCGTCGACAAGCCGAAGCAGCGCGTGCTCCGCAACGCCGAGGAGACCGGCGCCGTGCTCGGCAGCGTGTTCCTCTTCATCAGCAGCTTCAGCATCATCGCGGGCGTCCTGCTGCTCGTGAACGTCTTCGTCATGCTCGCCGAGGAGCGCAAGGCCGAGATCGGCATGCTGCGCGCGATCGGGCTGCGCCGCGGCCGGCTCGTGGGAGCGCTGGTCGCCGAGGGGTCGGTGTACGCCGCGGTGGCAGCCGTCCTCGGGGTCGGCGCGGGGGTCGTCGTCGGCAGGGGCGTCGTCGAGGTCGCCGCGCGCGTGTTCCGCAGCTTCGGCGAGGGCGCGCTCGCCGACGTGACGTTCGCGGTCCGGCCGGTCAGCCTCGTCAACGGCGCGGCCGCGGGTTTCCTCATCGCGTTCGTCACGGTCGCCGCGGCGAGTGCGCGGATCAGCCGGACCAACGTCATCGCCGCCATCCGCGACCTCCCGGGCGACGGCCTGCGCCGCATGCGCCGGCGGACCCAGGTGCTGTGCGCGCTCGGTGCGGCGCTGTTCACCGCGGCGGCCGTCCCCGCGGTCGCGTCGTCCAACGGCCCGACGACGTACGCGCTGCCCGCCGTCGCGCTGCTCTGCGCGGTGCCGCTGCTCGCCCGCAGGCTCCCCCGCAGGGCCGTCTACAACGGCGCCGCCCTGCTCGTGCTGCTCTGGGCGCTGCTCGCGAACATCGTCCGTCCCGACGTCTTCGACGACCCCACGACGACGACGTACACGGTGCTCGGCGCGATGCTGTCGTTCGCCGCCGTCGTGCTCGTCAGCGAGAACCAGCACGTCGTCCTGAGGCCGCTGCAGCGGCTCGTGTCGCGCCCGTCCGAGGCCGGCCTCGCGACCCGGCTGGCGGTGGCGTACCCGACCGCCAAGAGGTTCCGCACAGGGGCGACGCTCGCGATGTACTCGCTCGTGATCTTCACGCTCGTGCTGATCACCGAGATCACCAGCATCATGAACGCCGGCGTCGACGGTGCGATCAGGGACTCGGCCGGCCGCTACGCCGTCCGCGCGGACTTCGCGGTGCCGCCCGCCGACGGCGACCCCGGCGCGGCCGTGCGCGCCAGCGCCGTCGGCGCGTCGGTCACCGACGCCACGCCGCTACGAGCCGTCACCGCGACCTCGGACGACCCCGGCGGCCGCTGGGCGTGGCCGGTGCCCGTCGTCGTGGTCGGCGTGAGCCCCGCGCTCGCCGCGGACGCGCTGCCGTTCGAGTCGCGGCAGGACCGCTTCGCAAGCGACGCCGCGGTCTGGGCCGCGCTCGCGACCGACCCGTCGCTCGTCGTCGTCGACACGGGCTTCGGCGCCACGGGCGGGCCGCTGGCCGACGCGTTCGGGCCCGGCGACGTCGTCACCGTGACCGACCCGCGCACCGGCCGCGCCGTGCCCAGGACGATCGCCGGCGTCCTGCGCAACGGGCTCGCGTTCATGCAGATGACGGCCGACTGGTCGTACCCGGTGCTCATGGCAGAGGACGCCGTACGAGCGCAGTTCGGCGGCGCCGCGACCCCGTCGTCGGTGCTGCTCGCGCTGCGCTCGGGCGAGGACCCCGAGGTCTTCGCCACGCGGCTCCAGGCGGCGCTCATCGCGTCGGGTGTGCGGGCGACCGGCATCGAGCACGCCGTACGCCAGAGCTTCGCCGCGAACACGAACTTCTTCCGGCTCATGCAGGGGTTCCTGGCACTCGGGCTCGTCGTCGGCATCACCGGCCTCGGCGTCGTCATGGTCCGCGCGGTGCGCGAACGCCGCCGCACCATCGGCGTCCTCCGCGCGCTCGGCTTCCGCGCGCGCACCATCCGCCGGTCGTTCCTCACGGAGTCGGCGCTGGTCGCCACCGAGGGCATCGTGTCGGGCGCGGTGCTCGCCGTCGTGACGAGCTGGCTGCTGTTCACGAACAGCCCGGCGTTCGGCTCGCTGACGGGATCGTTCCCGATCGCGTGGCTGCAGATCGCGGGCATCGTCGTCGTGACGTTCGGCGCGTCGATGCTCGCCACGCTCGCCCCCGCCAACCGCGCGGCCGGCATCCTGCCCGCTCGCGCGCTCCGGATCAGCGACTAG
- a CDS encoding ABC transporter ATP-binding protein: MNDLLVASGVRKVYRTGSGEVTALDDLDLTVSRGELVAVMGPSGSGKTTLLNCLSGLDDIDAGTVVVDGHDLFAMKDAERTTHRATAMGFVFQAFNLIPVFTAAENVELPLLLAGTRASEARERATAMLARVGLAHRERHRPNELSGGEQQRVTIARALVGRPAVVWADEPTGNLDTKMAAQVMDLLRELNATDGQTIVLVTHDAGIGESCGRVVRMRDGRLVADERHALAAAGA; encoded by the coding sequence ATGAACGACCTGCTGGTCGCGAGCGGCGTACGGAAGGTGTACCGGACGGGCAGCGGGGAGGTCACCGCGCTCGACGACCTCGACCTGACGGTCTCGCGCGGCGAGCTCGTCGCCGTGATGGGCCCGTCCGGGTCAGGGAAGACGACGTTGCTGAACTGCCTCTCCGGCCTCGACGACATCGACGCCGGCACCGTCGTCGTCGACGGCCACGACCTGTTCGCGATGAAGGACGCCGAACGCACCACGCATCGCGCGACGGCCATGGGGTTCGTCTTCCAGGCCTTCAACCTGATCCCGGTCTTCACTGCGGCCGAGAACGTCGAGCTGCCCCTGCTGCTCGCCGGCACGCGAGCGAGCGAGGCGCGGGAGCGCGCGACGGCGATGCTCGCCAGGGTGGGGCTCGCGCACCGCGAGCGACACCGCCCGAACGAGCTGTCCGGCGGCGAGCAGCAACGCGTCACCATCGCCCGCGCGCTCGTCGGTCGGCCCGCCGTCGTCTGGGCCGACGAGCCGACCGGGAACCTCGACACGAAGATGGCGGCGCAGGTGATGGACCTGCTCCGGGAGCTCAACGCCACCGACGGCCAGACGATCGTCCTGGTGACGCACGACGCCGGGATCGGCGAGTCGTGCGGCCGGGTCGTGCGGATGCGCGACGGCCGCCTCGTCGCCGACGAACGGCACGCGCTCGCGGCAGCGGGAGCGTGA
- a CDS encoding GNAT family N-acetyltransferase gives MTTTTTRAYLEPVERRLRDGTTVLLRALEPDDGAALRAFHQGLSPQTVYYRFFCARGPLTDAEVEYFTHVDQRSRVALAAFAGDELIAVARYDRIPGTTDAETACVVTDAWQGRGVGTELLVRLVEVARRSGVHRFVAETLLSNARMLRLLGELAPMRTSDVECGMAHVALDLSPRDTNLRCVSG, from the coding sequence ATGACCACCACGACGACCAGGGCGTATCTCGAGCCGGTCGAACGCCGGCTGCGCGACGGCACGACGGTCCTGCTGCGGGCGCTCGAGCCCGACGACGGGGCGGCGCTCCGCGCGTTCCACCAGGGGCTGTCCCCCCAGACGGTCTACTACCGGTTCTTCTGCGCGCGCGGGCCGCTGACCGACGCCGAGGTCGAGTACTTCACGCACGTCGACCAGCGGTCGCGGGTCGCGCTCGCGGCGTTCGCCGGCGACGAGCTCATCGCGGTCGCGCGCTACGACCGCATCCCGGGCACCACCGACGCGGAGACGGCCTGCGTCGTCACGGACGCGTGGCAGGGGCGCGGCGTCGGGACGGAGCTGCTCGTCCGGCTCGTCGAGGTCGCGCGCCGGTCGGGCGTTCACCGGTTCGTCGCCGAGACCCTGCTGTCCAACGCGCGGATGCTCCGGCTGCTCGGCGAGCTGGCACCGATGCGGACCTCGGACGTCGAGTGCGGCATGGCGCACGTGGCCCTCGACCTGTCCCCGCGCGACACCAATCTGCGCTGCGTCAGCGGCTGA
- a CDS encoding universal stress protein — protein sequence MTRIVVGVDGSAHARAALRWALDEARLRHADVLAVHTYRPAMASLDVPRTYVDLHPAARAMLADEVAKARAEAGTEVTVEQHVADADAAATLVRLARAGDLVVVGSHGHGVLASTFLGSTSHYVACHAPCPVVIVKEARP from the coding sequence ATGACCAGGATCGTCGTCGGGGTCGACGGCTCGGCGCACGCGCGTGCGGCACTGCGCTGGGCACTCGACGAAGCCCGGCTGCGGCACGCGGACGTCCTCGCGGTCCACACGTACCGGCCCGCGATGGCGTCGCTCGACGTGCCCAGGACCTACGTCGACCTGCACCCTGCCGCGCGGGCGATGCTCGCCGACGAGGTCGCCAAGGCGCGCGCGGAGGCGGGGACCGAGGTCACCGTCGAACAGCACGTCGCCGACGCCGACGCCGCGGCGACCCTCGTCCGGCTGGCCCGCGCGGGCGACCTCGTCGTCGTCGGCAGCCACGGTCACGGCGTCCTCGCGAGCACGTTCCTGGGCTCGACCAGCCACTACGTGGCCTGTCACGCACCGTGCCCGGTCGTCATCGTCAAGGAGGCGCGGCCATGA